One genomic region from Terasakiella sp. SH-1 encodes:
- the fabZ gene encoding 3-hydroxyacyl-ACP dehydratase FabZ, with the protein MSENEATSVDIMRIMEMIPHRYPFLLVDRVEDIVVGESATGIKNVTINEPFFPGHFPQKPVMPGVLIVEAMAQTAAVLVVQTEGKEIEGKLVYFMSIEGCRFRKPVGPGDTLNIKVQKERQRGNIWKFKGEAYCGENLMAEAVITAMIVNE; encoded by the coding sequence ATGTCAGAAAATGAAGCGACATCCGTAGATATCATGCGCATTATGGAAATGATCCCGCATCGTTATCCATTTCTGCTGGTTGACCGCGTTGAAGATATTGTTGTAGGTGAAAGTGCAACAGGGATTAAAAACGTTACCATTAATGAACCGTTTTTCCCCGGCCACTTCCCACAAAAACCTGTCATGCCAGGTGTTCTGATTGTCGAAGCAATGGCACAAACGGCTGCTGTTCTTGTCGTACAAACCGAAGGCAAGGAGATTGAAGGCAAGCTGGTTTACTTCATGTCTATTGAAGGGTGCCGTTTCCGCAAACCTGTTGGCCCTGGTGATACACTCAATATCAAGGTTCAAAAAGAACGCCAGCGTGGCAACATCTGGAAGTTCAAAGGCGAAGCATACTGCGGCGAAAACCTGATGGCAGAAGCTGTCATTACAGCAATGATTGTGAATGAATAA
- the rseP gene encoding RIP metalloprotease RseP has protein sequence MYDLLFANPIVAFIFALSVLVFFHELGHYWVARRNGVKVEVFSIGFGPELFGWNDKSETRWKVCLMPFGGYVKMFGDSDAASSGSTESEERPFTEEEKKVSFYYKSLGARAAIVAAGPIANFILAAILFALLYMAVGVPEKFHAGIGEVVVGSAADEAGLKKGDLVLSLDGQKLETFDDLRTIVMDSPNIALNAVVLRDGSELAVNITPKAKENGDKTIGLLGVRPDPEQAEYVRYNPLIAVWMGVERTYNLSVQIMSHLGTLITGGGSMKDLGGPLRIAQVSGDAAKSGFDNLIYLMAVLSVNLGLINLFPIPMLDGGHLVFYAAEALRGKPLSEKAQEYGFRLGLTLVLGLMVFATWNDLVQLKVFDFIKQLFT, from the coding sequence ATGTACGATCTTCTTTTCGCCAACCCTATTGTTGCCTTTATTTTTGCCCTAAGTGTTCTGGTTTTCTTTCACGAACTTGGTCACTATTGGGTGGCACGCCGCAATGGGGTAAAGGTCGAGGTTTTCTCCATCGGTTTTGGTCCAGAATTGTTTGGCTGGAACGATAAATCTGAAACCCGCTGGAAAGTCTGCCTGATGCCTTTTGGTGGCTATGTAAAGATGTTTGGCGACAGTGATGCCGCCAGCAGCGGTTCGACAGAATCAGAAGAACGCCCTTTTACGGAAGAAGAAAAGAAAGTCTCGTTTTACTACAAGTCCTTAGGCGCACGTGCAGCTATTGTTGCAGCCGGACCAATCGCCAATTTTATTTTGGCTGCCATCCTCTTTGCCTTACTCTATATGGCCGTTGGTGTACCTGAAAAATTCCACGCAGGTATTGGTGAAGTTGTTGTTGGTAGTGCTGCTGATGAAGCGGGCTTAAAGAAGGGCGACCTCGTACTCAGCCTTGATGGGCAAAAACTGGAAACGTTTGACGACCTGCGCACTATTGTGATGGACAGCCCGAATATTGCTTTGAATGCTGTTGTCCTTCGTGACGGTTCTGAACTCGCTGTCAACATCACGCCGAAAGCCAAGGAAAACGGTGATAAAACAATCGGCTTGCTTGGTGTTCGTCCTGATCCGGAACAAGCCGAATATGTCCGCTATAACCCGCTCATCGCAGTTTGGATGGGGGTTGAACGGACCTACAACCTTTCTGTTCAAATCATGTCTCATTTAGGGACCCTCATTACCGGAGGGGGCAGCATGAAAGACTTGGGTGGCCCCTTGCGCATTGCGCAGGTTTCTGGCGATGCGGCCAAATCCGGCTTTGATAATCTAATTTATTTGATGGCGGTACTTTCTGTTAACCTTGGTCTGATAAACTTGTTCCCAATTCCGATGCTGGATGGTGGACATCTGGTATTCTATGCAGCAGAAGCCCTGCGCGGTAAGCCATTGAGCGAAAAGGCACAAGAATATGGTTTCCGTTTAGGCTTAACTCTGGTATTGGGTTTAATGGTCTTTGCTACATGGAATGACCTTGTACAGTTGAAAGTATTCGATTTTATCAAACAGCTCTTCACCTGA
- a CDS encoding isoprenyl transferase: protein MSQSSLQTSSETSPLHVAIIMDGNGRWAKKRFLPRTAGHKKGADAVRRAIKASVELGVTHLTLFGFSSENWKRPEDEVSTLMGLLRHYLAHEVKRLNEENVRIRFIGDRSKLSDDIIKAIEQAETLTADNTTLCLTIALSYGGRDEITQAVKRISQKVSEGNLGIDEISEETVSSSLFTADLPDPDLLIRTSGEQRISNFLLWQIAYAEFVFLDVLWPDFDKTHLESALKELSSRDRRYGMISG, encoded by the coding sequence ATGAGCCAATCTTCCTTGCAAACTTCATCAGAGACTTCCCCCCTGCATGTTGCCATCATTATGGATGGCAACGGCAGATGGGCCAAAAAACGCTTTTTGCCGCGCACAGCAGGCCATAAAAAAGGCGCCGATGCCGTGCGCCGTGCTATTAAAGCCTCTGTTGAACTTGGCGTAACACATCTGACTCTATTTGGTTTCTCTTCGGAAAACTGGAAAAGACCAGAAGACGAAGTCAGCACTCTAATGGGATTGCTGCGTCATTATCTTGCACATGAAGTCAAACGCCTAAATGAGGAAAATGTCCGCATTCGTTTTATTGGGGATCGTTCAAAACTATCAGATGATATTATCAAAGCCATTGAACAAGCAGAAACCCTGACTGCAGACAATACGACATTATGCCTCACAATTGCCCTGAGTTACGGTGGGCGCGATGAAATTACCCAAGCCGTCAAACGGATCTCTCAAAAAGTATCTGAAGGCAACTTGGGCATTGATGAGATTTCAGAAGAAACCGTTTCCAGCTCCCTTTTTACAGCAGATTTGCCCGACCCGGATTTATTAATCCGTACGAGTGGTGAGCAACGTATCAGTAACTTCCTACTCTGGCAGATTGCCTATGCCGAGTTTGTCTTTTTGGATGTTCTTTGGCCTGACTTTGATAAAACACACTTGGAAAGCGCCTTAAAGGAACTTTCCAGTCGTGACAGACGATATGGAATGATCAGTGGTTAA
- the lpxI gene encoding UDP-2,3-diacylglucosamine diphosphatase LpxI (LpxI, functionally equivalent to LpxH, replaces it in LPS biosynthesis in a minority of bacteria.), which produces MADKLGLLAGKGDLPKRIVEQCVKEGRPFHIIAFKGQTEPELVEGHPHTWVRLGAAGKTIATLKEQQVQSLLMAGPIKRPSLAAMRPDGWGLKFLAKTGAAAFGDDGLLSRVIQALEEEGFKVIGAHEVLKDLLAPAGLLSQNKPDEQALKDIEKGFAIAHAIGELDVGQGCVVQQDLVLAVEAIEGTDQMLSRCKELKRDGPGGVLVKAKKPNQEKRADLPTIGVATIINAHQAGLRGIAVEARGSIIVDQDKVIAKANELGLFLIGIEK; this is translated from the coding sequence ATGGCCGATAAACTTGGGTTATTAGCAGGCAAGGGCGATCTTCCCAAACGCATTGTTGAACAGTGCGTCAAGGAAGGTCGCCCTTTCCATATTATCGCCTTTAAAGGCCAAACCGAACCTGAACTGGTGGAAGGCCACCCCCATACATGGGTACGCCTAGGCGCTGCAGGTAAAACAATAGCCACGCTTAAAGAGCAACAAGTCCAAAGCTTATTAATGGCGGGTCCTATTAAACGGCCCTCGCTTGCTGCCATGCGCCCAGACGGCTGGGGGTTAAAATTTTTAGCAAAAACAGGGGCTGCGGCTTTCGGGGATGACGGTTTGCTCAGTCGTGTTATTCAAGCCTTGGAAGAAGAAGGTTTCAAAGTGATCGGTGCCCATGAGGTTCTAAAAGACTTATTGGCCCCAGCAGGTCTCCTTAGCCAAAACAAACCAGACGAACAAGCGCTTAAGGATATTGAAAAGGGCTTTGCGATTGCCCACGCCATTGGTGAACTCGATGTCGGCCAGGGCTGTGTCGTACAGCAGGACCTTGTTTTGGCTGTTGAAGCGATTGAAGGCACTGATCAAATGCTGTCTCGCTGTAAAGAGCTAAAACGTGATGGACCAGGCGGTGTTTTAGTTAAAGCAAAAAAACCCAATCAGGAAAAACGTGCTGATTTACCTACAATCGGTGTTGCAACCATCATCAATGCCCATCAGGCAGGTTTGCGTGGTATCGCGGTTGAGGCACGAGGGTCTATTATTGTAGATCAAGACAAGGTCATTGCCAAGGCAAATGAACTCGGCCTCTTCCTTATAGGAATTGAAAAATGA
- a CDS encoding 1-deoxy-D-xylulose-5-phosphate reductoisomerase — MVLKKSISILGSTGSIGTNTVDLIKRNPDQFNVISLTGNSNVKLLAKQAKELQAEFVCVADSVNYTALKEELDGFDIEIGAGEEAVIEAAKRDADWVMASIVGAAGLAPTFEAIKRGAIIGLANKESLVCAGDLMMQAVQEYRATLLPVDSEHNAIFQVLDFKRPEGIEKIILTASGGPFRTFSKAQMQSVTPAQAVAHPNWSMGAKISVDSASMMNKGLELIEAFHLFPVAEENIEVLVHPQSVIHSMVSYIDGSVLAQLGSPDMRTPIAYSLAWPDRMPAPSPKLNLAEIAQLNFEQPDLERFPALRLAREALQAGQSAPCVLNAANEVAVSAFLKEQIGFLDIPACVEEVLNNFDHKDLKMIEQVLNTDKKARELALQAIEKRSK; from the coding sequence ATGGTTCTAAAGAAATCCATCAGTATTCTTGGTTCGACCGGGTCAATCGGTACCAATACAGTTGATTTAATCAAACGCAACCCTGACCAGTTTAATGTTATTTCTCTAACAGGTAACTCGAACGTCAAGCTTCTGGCAAAACAGGCAAAAGAGTTACAGGCTGAGTTCGTCTGCGTCGCAGACAGTGTAAATTACACAGCCTTAAAAGAGGAACTAGATGGATTTGACATAGAAATCGGGGCAGGGGAAGAGGCTGTGATTGAAGCAGCCAAACGCGATGCCGACTGGGTCATGGCTTCCATTGTCGGTGCGGCTGGTCTTGCCCCCACATTTGAAGCGATCAAACGCGGGGCCATCATTGGTCTGGCAAACAAAGAAAGCCTTGTCTGTGCCGGTGATTTAATGATGCAAGCGGTGCAAGAATACAGGGCAACCCTTCTGCCTGTTGATTCAGAACATAATGCCATCTTTCAGGTTCTTGACTTTAAACGCCCAGAAGGCATTGAAAAAATCATCCTCACAGCATCTGGCGGACCGTTTCGCACCTTTAGCAAAGCACAAATGCAATCTGTTACACCTGCACAGGCTGTTGCCCATCCAAACTGGTCCATGGGGGCCAAAATTTCAGTTGATTCTGCCAGCATGATGAATAAAGGGCTGGAATTGATCGAAGCGTTTCATCTTTTCCCGGTTGCAGAAGAGAATATTGAGGTTTTAGTCCACCCTCAATCGGTTATTCATTCCATGGTTTCCTATATTGACGGGTCTGTACTTGCTCAACTCGGCTCCCCGGACATGAGAACACCGATTGCCTACTCATTGGCCTGGCCTGACAGGATGCCAGCCCCGTCCCCTAAGTTGAATCTCGCTGAAATCGCCCAATTAAACTTTGAACAGCCTGATTTAGAACGTTTTCCCGCCCTTCGTTTGGCCCGAGAAGCCTTACAAGCAGGCCAATCAGCGCCTTGCGTTCTCAATGCAGCCAATGAAGTTGCTGTCAGTGCCTTTTTAAAAGAGCAAATCGGTTTTCTGGATATTCCTGCCTGTGTGGAAGAGGTGCTGAACAATTTTGACCATAAAGACCTGAAAATGATTGAACAGGTCCTCAACACAGATAAAAAAGCCCGTGAACTTGCGCTTCAAGCCATTGAAAAAAGAAGCAAATAG
- a CDS encoding phosphatidate cytidylyltransferase: MVNKLPSNFGARVVSAIVIAGPALVAIEFGAPFFNIFISLLGALMAWEWSKLCLEDEFKLPGILLALFSAAIPMLPLLGLGLVEAILIAPVICTLLFALSFSKGGKLYFAIGAIYLALPLASFIFLRNTDGIGVQLVYWLALTVVATDTGGYGFGLTIGGPKLAPRISPKKTWAGLLGGMLCASLVGLILANLFDWQAPVIVALISAALAFIAQVGDLFESHVKRHFDVKDSSNIIPGHGGVLDRMDGMISAGAAFAGLILATNGQILSWF; encoded by the coding sequence GTGGTTAACAAGCTTCCCAGCAACTTTGGTGCCCGTGTGGTTTCAGCAATCGTTATTGCAGGGCCAGCTTTGGTAGCCATTGAATTTGGCGCACCATTTTTCAATATTTTCATTTCGCTTCTCGGTGCCCTTATGGCTTGGGAGTGGTCAAAGCTTTGCCTTGAAGACGAATTTAAACTTCCTGGTATTCTGCTTGCCCTGTTCAGTGCAGCCATTCCCATGTTACCCCTTTTGGGACTGGGACTAGTCGAAGCAATCCTGATTGCCCCGGTCATCTGCACCCTTCTTTTTGCTTTAAGCTTTTCCAAAGGCGGCAAATTATATTTCGCCATTGGGGCCATTTATTTAGCCCTTCCGCTGGCCTCTTTTATTTTTTTGAGAAACACAGATGGAATTGGTGTCCAGTTGGTCTATTGGCTGGCCTTAACTGTTGTGGCAACCGATACAGGAGGCTATGGCTTTGGCCTTACAATCGGCGGACCGAAACTAGCACCGCGTATTAGCCCGAAGAAAACATGGGCAGGGCTGCTTGGGGGGATGCTCTGTGCCAGTTTGGTTGGCCTTATTTTAGCAAATCTCTTTGATTGGCAAGCCCCAGTTATCGTTGCCTTGATCAGCGCAGCCCTTGCCTTTATCGCCCAAGTTGGAGATCTATTTGAATCCCATGTCAAACGCCATTTTGATGTTAAAGATTCCAGCAATATCATCCCCGGTCATGGCGGTGTGCTTGATCGTATGGATGGTATGATTAGCGCCGGCGCTGCATTTGCAGGTCTTATTCTCGCAACCAATGGACAAATTTTGTCATGGTTCTAA
- the frr gene encoding ribosome recycling factor has translation MSDVDFKTLKKELASKMDKAVDVLHNEFAGLRTGRASTSLLDPIMVDVYGAKMPINQVGTVSVPESRMLSVQVWDKANVKMVEKAIRESGLGLNPQSDGTLVRIPIPPLNEERRKELVKIAGKYAEDSRVAIRNIRRHGNDELKKMEKDGAISEDQHRDYGKEVQDVTDAAIKTVDETLAHKEEEIMQV, from the coding sequence GTGTCTGACGTTGATTTCAAAACACTGAAAAAAGAACTCGCCAGCAAAATGGATAAAGCTGTCGATGTATTACACAATGAATTTGCCGGTCTGCGCACAGGCCGTGCATCTACAAGCTTGCTCGACCCGATTATGGTTGATGTTTACGGTGCAAAAATGCCGATCAACCAGGTTGGTACGGTTAGTGTCCCAGAATCACGTATGCTTTCTGTACAGGTTTGGGACAAAGCCAATGTCAAAATGGTTGAAAAAGCCATTCGTGAATCTGGCCTCGGCCTGAACCCGCAGTCTGACGGTACATTGGTTCGCATTCCGATCCCACCCCTGAACGAAGAACGTCGTAAAGAACTGGTGAAAATTGCAGGCAAATACGCTGAAGATTCCCGTGTTGCCATTCGTAATATTCGTCGTCATGGGAATGACGAATTGAAGAAAATGGAAAAAGACGGTGCGATCTCAGAAGATCAACATCGCGATTATGGCAAAGAAGTTCAAGACGTAACGGATGCCGCCATCAAAACAGTTGATGAAACGCTGGCACATAAAGAAGAAGAGATTATGCAAGTATAA
- the lpxD gene encoding UDP-3-O-(3-hydroxymyristoyl)glucosamine N-acyltransferase gives MADSRFFNKKGPFTAQQLCEIASAKLVGKDDLIINDVASLENATSDTISFLDNRKYVESFQHSQAGLCLVHPDLVDKAPEGMTLLVTPEPYMGYAKVSSAFYPETNPAPSISPNANVSDSAEIADGVIIDAGVFVGDHVKIGEGTWLKANSAIMDGVSIGQNCIIHPNVTISHCMISNGVTIHAGCQIGQDGFGFASGAQGHVRIPQLGRVLIGDGVNIGANTTIDRGAGPDTVIGAGTQIDNLVQIGHNVQIGKGCVVVSHVGISGSTQLGNFVVIGGQAGIAGHLKIGDSVVIAAKAGVMRDVEAGQTVGGFPAIPQWKWLRQVSAIDKLTKGKK, from the coding sequence ATGGCAGACTCGCGTTTCTTTAATAAAAAAGGCCCATTCACAGCCCAGCAGCTTTGCGAAATCGCCTCTGCCAAGCTTGTTGGCAAAGACGACCTGATTATCAACGATGTTGCCAGCCTTGAAAATGCGACATCTGATACGATTTCATTTTTAGATAACCGTAAGTATGTTGAGTCTTTCCAACACAGTCAGGCAGGGCTTTGCCTTGTCCATCCAGACCTTGTAGACAAGGCACCTGAAGGTATGACCTTATTGGTGACGCCTGAACCCTATATGGGTTATGCAAAAGTATCCTCAGCTTTTTACCCGGAAACGAATCCTGCGCCCTCCATTTCCCCCAACGCCAATGTATCTGATAGCGCTGAAATTGCCGATGGTGTTATAATTGATGCAGGTGTGTTTGTTGGGGATCACGTCAAAATTGGGGAAGGGACGTGGCTAAAAGCAAATTCAGCCATTATGGATGGTGTCAGCATCGGTCAAAACTGTATCATTCATCCCAATGTCACCATCAGCCATTGTATGATCTCTAATGGTGTAACAATCCACGCAGGCTGTCAAATCGGTCAAGACGGCTTTGGCTTTGCCAGTGGCGCACAAGGTCATGTTCGCATCCCACAGCTGGGTCGCGTTTTAATTGGGGACGGTGTCAATATTGGCGCCAATACCACCATTGACCGGGGTGCAGGACCAGATACCGTCATTGGTGCAGGAACACAAATAGATAACTTGGTGCAAATCGGCCATAATGTTCAAATTGGCAAAGGCTGTGTTGTTGTCTCCCATGTCGGGATTTCAGGAAGCACTCAGTTAGGTAATTTCGTTGTCATCGGTGGTCAGGCAGGCATTGCCGGCCACCTGAAAATTGGGGATAGTGTTGTCATTGCGGCAAAAGCCGGAGTGATGAGAGATGTTGAAGCAGGCCAGACTGTTGGTGGCTTCCCCGCAATTCCACAATGGAAATGGTTACGTCAGGTCAGTGCTATCGACAAGCTGACCAAAGGTAAAAAATAA
- a CDS encoding OmpH family outer membrane protein: MMRFFSHNGLLRIAVFALAICFTSIASAQEVPLKVAVVDMEQILQTAAAPKSIREQVKKIRTTYRTDVQKEETALRKANQELAQKQTLLSPEAFNEERRKFEQKVHAVQKKVQEKNLSLQKAQNQALNKVKTALSKVVITLAKNNGYSLVLRRSQTLVVADKFDITQTVITELNKALPTITLAAK; the protein is encoded by the coding sequence ATGATGCGTTTTTTCTCACATAATGGCTTACTTCGTATTGCTGTTTTTGCTCTTGCTATCTGCTTCACTTCTATCGCATCAGCACAAGAGGTGCCTTTAAAAGTCGCCGTTGTTGATATGGAACAAATTCTTCAAACAGCTGCTGCTCCTAAAAGCATTCGTGAGCAAGTCAAAAAAATCAGAACAACCTATCGGACTGATGTACAAAAAGAAGAAACAGCTTTGCGCAAGGCCAATCAGGAACTCGCCCAAAAGCAAACACTCTTAAGCCCGGAAGCCTTCAACGAAGAGCGCCGCAAATTTGAACAAAAAGTTCATGCTGTTCAGAAAAAAGTTCAGGAAAAGAACCTGTCGCTTCAAAAGGCACAGAACCAAGCACTGAATAAAGTCAAAACAGCTTTAAGCAAAGTTGTGATTACTCTTGCCAAAAACAATGGCTATTCTCTTGTTTTGCGCCGTTCACAAACACTTGTAGTTGCCGATAAATTTGATATCACCCAAACGGTTATTACTGAATTGAACAAAGCCCTTCCGACCATTACTCTTGCAGCGAAATAA
- the lpxA gene encoding acyl-ACP--UDP-N-acetylglucosamine O-acyltransferase, producing MAEIHPSAVVDPKAQLADNVKVGPFCMVGPDVVLDENVELLSHVVVEGRTTIGKNNKIFPFASVGHCPQDLKYNGEPSRLEIGDNNVIREHVTINPGTEGGGMLTKVGSNCLIMVGAHVGHDCQVGDHVILVNNATLAGHVIIEDWAIIGGLSAVHQFCRVGRHAMIGGMSGIENDVIPYGSVTGNRARLAGLNIVGLKRRNFDREVIHSMRTAYRLLFAQEGTMAERVEDVSGMFKDVEPVMEIVNFIRQDSSRGVCTPK from the coding sequence ATGGCTGAAATCCACCCAAGTGCGGTTGTTGACCCCAAAGCCCAACTGGCTGACAACGTAAAAGTTGGACCGTTCTGTATGGTTGGTCCTGACGTGGTTCTCGATGAAAATGTTGAACTTCTCTCCCATGTGGTTGTTGAAGGTCGAACAACAATTGGAAAAAACAACAAAATTTTTCCCTTTGCGTCTGTCGGCCATTGTCCACAGGACCTGAAATATAACGGGGAGCCATCCCGTCTTGAAATTGGGGACAATAATGTCATCCGCGAGCATGTGACCATCAACCCCGGTACAGAAGGGGGCGGCATGCTGACCAAAGTCGGCAGCAACTGCTTGATTATGGTTGGTGCTCATGTTGGTCACGATTGTCAAGTTGGCGATCATGTCATTCTGGTCAATAACGCGACATTGGCAGGCCATGTCATTATCGAAGATTGGGCGATTATCGGTGGCCTGTCTGCCGTTCACCAGTTCTGTCGTGTTGGTCGCCATGCCATGATTGGCGGCATGAGTGGTATTGAAAATGATGTCATCCCTTATGGTTCTGTCACAGGAAACCGGGCACGTTTAGCTGGTTTGAACATTGTTGGGCTTAAACGCCGTAACTTTGATCGCGAAGTCATTCATTCCATGCGTACAGCCTATCGTTTGCTCTTCGCACAAGAAGGAACCATGGCCGAGCGCGTTGAAGATGTTTCCGGCATGTTTAAAGATGTCGAACCCGTCATGGAAATTGTCAACTTTATCCGCCAGGATTCATCAAGGGGCGTTTGTACGCCAAAATAA
- the bamA gene encoding outer membrane protein assembly factor BamA, protein MKNRKRITSLGAGLTFGVVGALMSTSALGAGLIEEITIVGAQRVEPETVHTYLTFQEGDSYSSRQMNRSLKQLFATGLFADVTFKREGSNLVINVVENPVINRIAFEGNRKLDDTILDTETTLRPRVIYTRTRVQQDVERILTLYRRSGRFAATVEPKVIQLDQNRIDLAFEIDEGEPTGIEKIRVVGNQEYSDGKLLDVIRTKETRWYNFLTADDNYDPDRLNYDKELLRRFYLSRGFADFKVTSAVAELSPSREEFFITYTIDEGPRYEIKSLNIESTLEGLDKTTLDGVSDISVGDWYNADEVDDSVEDFIDTIGFQGFPFVKVSPKIDKDTENRTIDLTFNIAEGPRVFVERIDIKGNFRTLDKVVRREFQVVEGDALNAAKLRRSKKRINNLNFFENVEIAERPGSAPDQKVIDVTVEEKSTGSLSVGAGYSTDNGPMVEFGISESNLLGRGQNLSFSANVASEKTKFDVSFTEPYFLDRELAAGFDLYKVTQEKQDSSSYDQSSVGFALRASYPFSDHMYQSWSYNLDETTIENVASDASSLIKSQEGEEMTSSISHTLTYDNRDSRIFPTEGYRVSLHNRLAGLGGTVFYLKNQLSASYYYPLQDQWVLTTKGRIGHITGLSEDVKIQNRYFLGGSSLRGFASSGVGPRDKSTEDALGGEYVVNGSTELRFPLGLPNEYQISGLAFSDYGTVTELSPSDANTIDKSSLRAAAGFGISWVSPMGPIGLDWAFPILKEDHDKTENFRFTFGTRF, encoded by the coding sequence GTGAAAAATCGTAAACGCATTACATCACTGGGCGCGGGCCTGACATTTGGTGTTGTTGGCGCACTCATGAGTACATCTGCTCTTGGTGCCGGTTTGATTGAAGAGATTACAATTGTCGGTGCCCAACGGGTTGAACCGGAAACTGTACACACCTATTTGACCTTTCAGGAAGGTGACAGCTATAGCTCTCGCCAGATGAACCGTTCTTTGAAACAACTCTTTGCGACAGGGCTGTTTGCGGATGTTACCTTTAAGCGTGAAGGCAGCAACCTTGTTATTAATGTTGTGGAGAACCCCGTCATCAACCGCATTGCGTTTGAAGGAAACCGCAAACTTGATGACACGATCCTAGATACAGAAACCACATTGCGCCCCCGTGTCATTTATACAAGAACACGGGTCCAGCAAGATGTTGAACGTATTCTCACCCTTTATCGTCGAAGCGGTCGTTTTGCAGCAACAGTTGAACCCAAAGTCATTCAGCTGGATCAAAACCGTATTGATCTGGCCTTTGAAATTGATGAAGGTGAGCCAACAGGTATCGAAAAAATTCGTGTGGTTGGGAATCAGGAATATAGTGATGGCAAACTACTCGATGTTATCCGCACAAAAGAAACCCGCTGGTATAACTTCCTGACGGCTGATGACAATTACGATCCAGACCGATTGAATTATGATAAGGAGTTATTGCGTCGCTTCTATCTGTCCCGAGGTTTTGCTGATTTTAAAGTTACCTCTGCCGTTGCAGAACTTAGCCCATCACGCGAAGAATTCTTCATCACCTACACAATTGATGAAGGACCACGCTACGAAATCAAGAGCCTCAATATCGAAAGCACTCTGGAAGGACTGGACAAAACCACCCTTGACGGTGTTTCAGATATCTCAGTTGGGGATTGGTATAATGCCGATGAAGTTGATGATTCTGTTGAAGACTTCATCGACACAATTGGTTTTCAAGGGTTCCCCTTTGTTAAAGTCTCCCCTAAAATTGATAAAGATACAGAAAATCGCACAATTGACCTGACTTTCAATATTGCCGAAGGGCCTCGTGTTTTTGTTGAGCGCATTGACATTAAAGGTAACTTCCGCACTCTGGATAAAGTTGTTCGTCGTGAATTTCAGGTCGTTGAAGGCGATGCTCTCAATGCTGCCAAGCTCCGTCGCTCTAAAAAACGTATCAACAACCTGAACTTCTTTGAAAATGTTGAGATCGCTGAACGCCCAGGCAGTGCACCCGACCAAAAAGTTATTGATGTAACGGTTGAAGAAAAATCAACAGGTTCTCTCTCCGTTGGGGCAGGGTATTCTACAGACAACGGCCCCATGGTTGAATTCGGCATTTCTGAATCCAACCTTCTTGGTCGTGGTCAAAACTTATCTTTTTCAGCCAATGTTGCTTCTGAAAAAACTAAATTTGATGTCAGCTTTACCGAACCCTACTTCCTTGACCGAGAGCTTGCAGCAGGCTTTGACCTTTATAAGGTCACTCAAGAGAAACAAGATTCAAGTTCCTATGACCAAAGCAGTGTTGGTTTTGCTTTAAGAGCATCCTATCCGTTCTCTGATCATATGTATCAGTCTTGGTCATATAACCTTGATGAAACAACCATTGAAAATGTTGCTTCGGATGCCTCTTCTTTGATTAAATCTCAAGAAGGCGAAGAAATGACATCTTCTATTTCCCATACCCTGACCTATGACAACCGTGATAGTCGCATCTTCCCAACGGAAGGGTATCGAGTTTCCTTACATAACCGTCTGGCAGGGTTGGGGGGAACAGTCTTTTATTTGAAAAACCAACTCAGTGCCTCCTATTACTACCCACTTCAAGATCAGTGGGTCCTAACTACAAAAGGACGTATTGGTCATATTACAGGCTTAAGCGAGGATGTAAAAATCCAAAACCGTTATTTCCTGGGTGGAAGCTCACTGCGTGGTTTTGCGTCAAGCGGCGTCGGCCCTCGTGATAAATCAACAGAAGATGCACTTGGTGGTGAATATGTTGTCAACGGCTCAACAGAACTTCGCTTCCCGCTTGGTCTACCCAACGAATATCAAATTTCTGGTCTTGCATTCTCTGACTATGGTACCGTAACAGAACTTAGCCCATCAGATGCAAACACGATTGATAAATCCTCTCTTCGTGCTGCGGCTGGTTTTGGAATTTCCTGGGTCTCCCCTATGGGACCGATTGGACTGGACTGGGCATTCCCAATCTTAAAAGAAGATCACGATAAAACAGAAAACTTCCGCTTTACCTTCGGAACCCGTTTTTAG